The Microcoleus sp. FACHB-672 DNA segment TATTTTTTCGGCAATTGCTCTTTTACTTAAAGTAGGATTTTCCGAACGAATTTTATTTAAGTATTTATTTATTTCTTCTGGATCGGAACTAATCATCATGTTAATAAGTGATTCAAGTGCTTCTTGCAAAACTGAAATATCCATGTTTTGATTTACATAATTACTTTTAGCTGTTGCTAAAGGATAACTTTTACAACTTAGAAACAACTCAGTTAAACCACTAGGCATCTTCTACATTTAAATTATCATTTAAGTATTTTTACGGTTTTCAGGATTTTCAAAACCATAACTATTCATGAGTAAAATTACTTAGGCTCTATAAGCTCTTTTCCTCCCCTAATTCAGCCTCCTTGCTTGTACCCGCAGCGCCACCTACTTAGGCGTAATTCGCTTACTGCCTTTATTGCCCTCCTTATAGGTACTGCCTTTTGTTCTAAAGCAGTGATTTTGTGTCACAGGTACGCATGACATTAGTAATGTTTAGAGGTTCAGGCAGTGAGGGTGAAGTGCGTGAGATATTTTGCACAATGATTTCTCAGTGCTATCGTCAATAATGAAGAAGGGTAAATCAAATCGGGTTGCACTATCACCGAACTGTTTGAATTGAGGGAGGATGAAGCAGGATGATCACCACTACTCAGGAAATTGCACATTTTTCCATAGAAGATTACCATCAGATGATTGCGGCTGGAATTTTGAGCGAGCGCCGTGTGGAACTACTCGATGGGTTGATTTGGGAGATGTCGCCAGAAGGAACGGAACACACCTATTTTGAGGAAAATTTAGCCAAAAGGCTGGAACGGTTAACAGAGGGACGGGCGTATGTCAGAGAAAACAAGCCAATCACTTTGTCAAATTCCGAACCTGAACTGGATATCGTCATCGCTAAATTACCGCGTTCACAGTATCTAGAGCATCATCCATTTCCCACCGATATCTTATTGTTGATTGAAGTTTCTAAGTCCACCCTAGAACGCGATACTTCAGTTAAGAAAAGGATTTATGCACGAGAGAATATACCAGAATATTGGGTAGTTGATGTTGCCGGCAGGAAACTGATTGTTTATCGTTCGCCAGCGTTAGGGGATTATCAGCAAAAGATAGAGTTTTCGTCGATTGAAACAATCTCCCCGTTAGCTTTTCCCGATGTTGAGATTGCAATCACGCAGATTTTTTCCATCTGATGGGCGATCTTTTTGGCTAATAGGGGCAATCTTGACAGCTTGCCGATCATCAGTTGCTCTAACATAATATGGAAGCGTTCATCTCACAGCAGCTTTTTTGGGAATTCTTAGAATTGAAAGGCAAGTTCTAATTCAACCAAATGGGAGCACCCACCCATGTTAACCCGGTCATTGAACCGCTTAATTGCCCGATTCCCAAAGCAGACTTCTCTACAAACCGTTTTAATTGTTCCCTTCCTTCTACAAATCGTCGCTGCTGTTGGTTTGGTTGGCTATCTCTCCTTTCGCAATGGGCAAAAAGCTGTAAACGAGTTGGTTCTACAGTTGCAAAACGAAGCGAGTTCTCGTGTTGATCAGCATTTGAGTAGCTACCTCAACACTGCTAAGCAGGTTGCAAAAGTCAACACCGACGCCCTCGAATTAGGATTGCTCAATCCCAAAGACTTAAAAACGCAAGGGCAATTCTACTGGAAACAGATGCAGGAGTTTCAGGTTGGTTATATCAGCTTTGCATCGACTACCGGCGACTTTATTGGGGCTGGATATCATACAGATGGTAAAACTATCATCATCAATGAGGTTTCCCTCAGACAATATGGCAACTCTAATAGCATTATCTACAAAACAGATAGCAAGGGAAATCGAATCAAAGCCATTGAAAATTTGGGAAAATACGAATATCGAAAAGAGCCTTGGTATGCCGAGACAGTTGAAGCCGGCAAACCAATTTGGAGTCAGATTTATCAGTGGGAACAACCTCCCAACCCCCTAGCAGTTTCTTTTAACCGGCCTGTTCGAGATCGCAATAACAAAATTATCGGTGTCATCGGAATTGACCAACGCCTCTCACAAGTCAGTAAATTTCTGAATGAATTAAAAGTGAGTCCATCTGGAAAAATTTTTATTATCGAGCGCAATGGACTGATTGTTGCCAGTTCCAGTACCGAACAGCCTTTCACAATGGTGGATAGCAAACCGAAGCGACTCCAGGTGTTGGATAGCAAAGATCCGTTGATTTTGGCAACAAGCCGGTATTTACAGAAAACGTTTCGCAACTTTAAGGAAATCAACAATAGCCAACACCTTGAGTCGAAAATAAACAACGGCAATTTCCCTTGGGAAAGTCAGCGCCAGTTTATCAAGGTGACGCCTTGGCGAGATAAGTTTGGTCTGGACTGGTTGATTGTAACGGTCATTCCAGAATCCGATTTTATGGAACAGATTAACCATAACAGCCGCACGACGATTTTGCTGTGTTTCATTGCCTTAGTGATCGCCACCGGCATGGCTATCTTCACCGCTCGTTTGATTGCCTACCCCATTCTCCAATTGAACCGAGCTTCTGATTCGATTGCCGGCGGACAATTGAATCAGAAGATAACCGTCAAAGGTATCCACGAATTGAAAAAACTCGCCAACTCCTTCAACAGCATGGCACTACAGCTTCAGCAATCTTTTGAAACCCTAGAGAAGCAAAACGAAGAACTCAAGCATTTTGACCAGCTCAAAGACGAATTTCTAGCCAACACCTCCCACGAACTCCGCACTCCACTGAACGGGATTATTGGTCTTGCTGAATCGCTGATGGATGGCGCAACGGGAGAACTTCCGATTACCACAAAAATTAACCTCAAATTAATCGTTTCTAGTGGTCGCCGTCTCGCAAGTTTGGTTAACGATATTCTTGATTTTTCCAAACTTAGATATAAGAATGTGGAACTGCAACTAAAGCCGATAGACTTGCGCTCGGTGGTGAACGTGGTTCTCACCCTAAGTCAACCCTTAGCAACCCAGAAAAATTTGCAGTTGATTAACACCATTCCTGAAGACTTCCCAAGCGCAGAAGCCGACGAAAACCGGCTGCAACAGATTCTCCACAATTTGGTCGGTAACGCAATTAAATTTACTCCTTCAGGAATCGTAGAAATTTCCGCTAAAGTCATTGCTGATGACCCTGAACTATCAACAACAAAGAATGAACAAATAGCGATTACAGTTACCGATACAGGAATCGGCATTCCTGAAGATAAATTTGACCGTATCTTTGAATCTTTTGAACAGGTAGAAGGCACTGCGGCTAGAGAGTATGGCGGCACCGGCTTAGGACTTGCGGTTACCAAAAAGCTTGTGGAATTGCATGGAGGAAAGATTAGCCTTCAGTCGAAGCTAGAAAAAGGTTCACAATTTACTTTTACTTTGCCGCGTTCTCAAGAGCAAGTTGAAGCAACTCAATCCAGCATTATTATTCCAGATACTATTACTTCAGAAATAGCGACCCTCATCACGAGTCCTAAGTTAGCGTTGAAGGCTACGAATGAAAAACCTTTTAAAGTTTTGATTGTTGATGACGAACCCGTGAATCGACAAGTCTTGCTCAACAATCTCTCTCTTTATAATTACGAGATTACCGAAGCTAGTAGCGGTCAAGAAGCTTTGGATGCGCTGGAAAACGGACTCCTTCCGGATCTGATGTTACTGGACGTAATGATGCCGCGCATGACCGGCTATGAAGTCTGTCAAAAAATTCGAGAGCGCTTTCCGGCTCATGAATTGCCGATTGTCATGCTGACGGCAAAGAACCAAGTTCAAGACATCATAGAAGGTTTTGAATCAGGAGCCAATGATTATTTATCTAAACCGATTCAAAAAGGCGAAATGATCGCTCGCATCAAAACTCATCTAAATTTAGCCAAACTTACTTTAGCATACGGGCGATTTGTGCCGCATAATTTTCTAAATTTTTTAAGTCGAGAAAGTATTCTTGAAGTGCAACTAGGCGACCAAGTTCTCAAAAAAATGACAGTAATGTTTGCGGATATTCGCGATTTTACAACGCTGTCAGAAGCAATGACCCCTAAAGAAAATTTTAATTTTCTCAACTCTTATCTCAGTCAGGTTGGCCCAATCATTCGTCAGCACCAAGGCTTTATTGATAAATATATTGGGGATGCAATCATGGCTTTGTTTCCCGAATCAGCGAAAGATGCTCTGCAAGCAGCGCTAGCAATGCAGAAAGAAGTGGCGCTGTATAATCAACACCGGCAGCAGCAAGGTGAGGTTCCAATTTCTATCGGCATTGGCTTGCATACGGGCAATTTAATGTTAGGAACAATTGGCGAATCGCAACGCATGGAAACGACGGCGATCTCGGATGCCGTAAACTTAGCTTCTCGTTTGGAAGGGTTAACAAAGCTCTATGGAGCGGGAATTTTAATTAGCTTACACACCTTAATTCGGGTGGAAGATATAGAAACTTACAGCTTTCGATTTCTTGATCGCGTCCGAGTGAAAGGAAAAAGCAAGCCGGTTGCGGTCTATGAAGTGTACGATGAAAACTTTGGATTAATCAATCAGTTAAAGACGCAAACAAAGCCAATGTTTGAGCCGGCAGTGATGGCTTATAATCGCCAAGATTTTGCGGGAGGGCAACCCATGTTTGAAAAAATCTTGGCGATTAACCCTGAAGATCGGGCAGCACTGCTATACATGAAACGCTGCCAACATTATCAACAATATGGTGTGCCGGCAGGATGGGAAGGCGTAACTGATTTAGATATTAAAGAATGAGCATTCAACTGAACTTGAGTAAGTTCTGCCACAATTCGCTAATAAAAAACTCCCCAGCATCGTTGTGGGGAGATATTTGTAGTTTCTAAAAATTGCGATTGAGGGTTAAAAAGCTCTGGTTCAATCACCCACCAAGACTGCGAAAATATGCGTCAAGAGCGTCAGATCCGCCGATCAGTTTACCATCAACAAAGACTTGCGGAACCGTGGTAGCACCGGCAACTGCCCGCAACGAGCGATTTGTGATCTCTGGACCCAAAACAATTTCCTCAAAATCGATGTTGTGTTCCTTCAGCGCTGCTTTAGCACGCGCACAGAAGGGACAACCGACTTTGGTAAATAGGGAAACCATTTGAGGTTTCGCTGCGTTGGGATTGATGTAGCGGAGCATTGTCTCCGCATCAGACACTTCAAAAGGATCTCCCGCGACTTCCGGTTCAATAAACATCTTTTCGATGACACCATCCTTGACTAACATGGAATAGCGCCAAGAACGTTTACCGAAACCTAAATCATCTTTATCAACCAGCATCCCCATTTGGGCTGAAAAGTCCCCATTTCCATCGGGAAGAAACGTGATGTTTTCTGCTGCTTGAGTTTTCTTCCACTCATTCATCACAAAAGTGTCATTGACTGAAACGCAGACGATTTCATCTACGCCATTTTCCCTAAAAACTTTTGCAAGCTCGTTATAACCAGGAACGTGCGTAGAAGAACAAGTTGGCGTAAAAGCGCCGGGAAGGGCAAAAACAATCACTGTTTTACCCGCAAACAGTTCGTCAGTCGTAATATCAACCCATTTATCATTCTGGCGGGTCTTGAAAGTGATGCTGGGAACTTTTTCCCCTTCACGATTTTTCAGCATTCCCTATCTCCTGTTGTGCGCGGTTTCGCCGGCAGCATTTTATTCAGCGTATTGCTTCGCTGCGGCCTTGT contains these protein-coding regions:
- a CDS encoding Uma2 family endonuclease; this translates as MITTTQEIAHFSIEDYHQMIAAGILSERRVELLDGLIWEMSPEGTEHTYFEENLAKRLERLTEGRAYVRENKPITLSNSEPELDIVIAKLPRSQYLEHHPFPTDILLLIEVSKSTLERDTSVKKRIYARENIPEYWVVDVAGRKLIVYRSPALGDYQQKIEFSSIETISPLAFPDVEIAITQIFSI
- a CDS encoding ATP-binding protein, with the protein product MLTRSLNRLIARFPKQTSLQTVLIVPFLLQIVAAVGLVGYLSFRNGQKAVNELVLQLQNEASSRVDQHLSSYLNTAKQVAKVNTDALELGLLNPKDLKTQGQFYWKQMQEFQVGYISFASTTGDFIGAGYHTDGKTIIINEVSLRQYGNSNSIIYKTDSKGNRIKAIENLGKYEYRKEPWYAETVEAGKPIWSQIYQWEQPPNPLAVSFNRPVRDRNNKIIGVIGIDQRLSQVSKFLNELKVSPSGKIFIIERNGLIVASSSTEQPFTMVDSKPKRLQVLDSKDPLILATSRYLQKTFRNFKEINNSQHLESKINNGNFPWESQRQFIKVTPWRDKFGLDWLIVTVIPESDFMEQINHNSRTTILLCFIALVIATGMAIFTARLIAYPILQLNRASDSIAGGQLNQKITVKGIHELKKLANSFNSMALQLQQSFETLEKQNEELKHFDQLKDEFLANTSHELRTPLNGIIGLAESLMDGATGELPITTKINLKLIVSSGRRLASLVNDILDFSKLRYKNVELQLKPIDLRSVVNVVLTLSQPLATQKNLQLINTIPEDFPSAEADENRLQQILHNLVGNAIKFTPSGIVEISAKVIADDPELSTTKNEQIAITVTDTGIGIPEDKFDRIFESFEQVEGTAAREYGGTGLGLAVTKKLVELHGGKISLQSKLEKGSQFTFTLPRSQEQVEATQSSIIIPDTITSEIATLITSPKLALKATNEKPFKVLIVDDEPVNRQVLLNNLSLYNYEITEASSGQEALDALENGLLPDLMLLDVMMPRMTGYEVCQKIRERFPAHELPIVMLTAKNQVQDIIEGFESGANDYLSKPIQKGEMIARIKTHLNLAKLTLAYGRFVPHNFLNFLSRESILEVQLGDQVLKKMTVMFADIRDFTTLSEAMTPKENFNFLNSYLSQVGPIIRQHQGFIDKYIGDAIMALFPESAKDALQAALAMQKEVALYNQHRQQQGEVPISIGIGLHTGNLMLGTIGESQRMETTAISDAVNLASRLEGLTKLYGAGILISLHTLIRVEDIETYSFRFLDRVRVKGKSKPVAVYEVYDENFGLINQLKTQTKPMFEPAVMAYNRQDFAGGQPMFEKILAINPEDRAALLYMKRCQHYQQYGVPAGWEGVTDLDIKE
- a CDS encoding glutathione peroxidase, which codes for MLKNREGEKVPSITFKTRQNDKWVDITTDELFAGKTVIVFALPGAFTPTCSSTHVPGYNELAKVFRENGVDEIVCVSVNDTFVMNEWKKTQAAENITFLPDGNGDFSAQMGMLVDKDDLGFGKRSWRYSMLVKDGVIEKMFIEPEVAGDPFEVSDAETMLRYINPNAAKPQMVSLFTKVGCPFCARAKAALKEHNIDFEEIVLGPEITNRSLRAVAGATTVPQVFVDGKLIGGSDALDAYFRSLGG